The proteins below are encoded in one region of Stigmatopora argus isolate UIUO_Sarg chromosome 2, RoL_Sarg_1.0, whole genome shotgun sequence:
- the irx5a gene encoding Iroquois homeobox protein 5a, whose amino-acid sequence MAYPQGYLYQPSASLALYSCPAAYGTSVISGPRTEELGRSSSGSAFAPYAGSTSASTAAVAAAAAAAAFSGASPGYSSHHLPYGAEAAAAAAATFSYVSSPYEHSSGMAGSIGYHPYAAPLGSYPYGDPAYRKNATRDATATLKAWLNEHRKNPYPTKGEKIMLAIITKMTLTQVSTWFANARRRLKKENKMTWTPRNRSEDEEEDENIDLEKNDDDDLTTNNNNNNFKPAGEQTQESSDAEADAKALHPVDVGCDRFKEDPLHPKDVDPILSDSESKDPEDSQERTRDLLLDSSSSACGGKPTTSSPRSAGAPSSDLSHAPTSVIHSPPSAPKPKLWSLAEIATSSDRCKNSGETPPAQRCEQQPCPVVMGPASASPSRSSPGVLSRPLYYASPFYPGYTNYHGSTFGHLHGSGPSSTPSSTAHFNGLNQTVLTRAEALVRESHRVRGQTQVELCKDTPYELKKGMSNI is encoded by the exons ATGGCGTACCCTCAGGGCTACTTGTACCAGCCATCCGCCTCCCTGGCCCTCTACTCGTGCCCGGCAGCTTACGGCACCAGCGTCATCTCGGGACCCAGGACGGAGGAGCTCGGCCGGTCGTCTTCTGGCTCCGCGTTCGCACCCTACGCGGGATCCACCAGCGCCTCCACCGCGGCCGTCGCCGCCGCGGCAGCCGCGGCCGCCTTCAGTGGCGCCTCGCCCGGCTATAGCTCGCACCATTTGCCGTACGGTGCGGAAgcggcggcggctgcggcgGCCACCTTCTCCTACGTG AGTTCCCCCTACGAGCACTCCTCGGGCATGGCTGGTTCTATCGGGTACCACCCGTACGCGGCGCCGCTGGGCTCGTACCCGTACGGCGACCCGGCCTATCGCAAGAACGCCACGCGGGACGCCACGGCCACGCTCAAAGCTTGGCTCAACGAGCATCGCAAGAACCCGTACCCGACCAAAGGCGAGAAGATCATGCTGGCTATCATCACCAAGATGACCCTGACCCAGGTCTCCACCTGGTTCGCCAACGCCCGTCGGAGGCTGAAGAAGGAGAACAAGATGACGTGGACGCCACGCAACCGCAgcgaggatgaggaggaggacgagaaTATCGATCTAGAGAAGAACGACGATGACGATCTGaccactaataataataataataactttaaACCCGCCGGAGAGCAGACCCAAGAATCATCGGATGCTGAAGCAG ATGCCAAAGCGCTGCACCCCGTGGACGTGGGTTGTGATCGCTTCAAGGAGGACCCCCTACACCCCAAGGACGTGGACCCCATCCTCAGCGATTCCGAGTCCAAAGACCCAGAGGACTCCCAGGAACGGACTAGGGACTTGTTGTTGGATTCTTCCTCATCGGCCTGCGGCGGCAAGCCCACCACGTCGTCCCCACGCTCGGCAGGGGCTCCGTCGTCGGACCTGAGCCACGCGCCCACCTCCGTCATCCACTCACCCCCTTCGGCCCCCAAACCTAAACTGTGGTCGCTGGCGGAGATCGCCACCTCGTCGGATCGCTGTAAAAACAGCGGGGAGACGCCGCCTGCGCAGCGGTGTGAGCAGCAGCCTTGCCCGGTTGTCATGGGTCCTGCGTCGGCCTCTCCTTCCCGGTCCTCCCCCGGTGTGCTCTCGCGGCCCCTCTATTATGCGTCGCCCTTCTACCCGGGCTACACGAACTACCACGGGAGCACTTTCGGACATCTCCACGGCTCGGGTCCCAGCAGCACCCCCTCCTCCACGGCGCACTTCAATGGATTAAACCAGACTGTGTTAACTAGAGCCGAGGCTTTGGTGAGGGAAAGCCACCGAGTGAGAGGCCAAACGCAGGTAGAGCTTTGTAAAGACACCCCTTATGAACTGAAGAAAGGTATGTCAAACATTTAA